From the Streptomyces pluripotens genome, one window contains:
- a CDS encoding carbohydrate ABC transporter permease — protein MTTTELTRSRPMGTERRRRMTGAGRQLHAGPLTYAVLTVFALLSLAPLVWTAIAASRTDRRLAQTPPPLWFGGNLFKNLRVAWDQAGLGTAMFNSVFVAGTITVSTVLFATLAGFAFAKLRFRFSGVLLLLTVGTMMIPPQLAVVPLYLWMSDLGWSNQLQTVILPSLATAFGTFFMRQYLVQALPTELIEAARVDGAGSLRTVWHVVFPAARPAMAVLGLLTFVFAWNDFLWPIIALNQQNPTVQVALNSLGTGYVPDQAVIMAGALLGTLPLLIAFLLFGRQIVGGIMQGAVKG, from the coding sequence ATGACCACGACGGAACTGACGCGCTCCCGGCCGATGGGCACGGAGCGCCGGCGGCGGATGACGGGGGCAGGCAGACAACTGCACGCGGGGCCGCTGACGTACGCCGTGCTGACCGTCTTCGCCCTCCTCTCACTGGCGCCGCTGGTGTGGACGGCGATCGCGGCCTCGCGTACCGACCGGCGGCTCGCCCAGACCCCGCCGCCGCTGTGGTTCGGTGGCAACCTGTTCAAGAACCTTCGGGTGGCCTGGGACCAGGCGGGGCTCGGCACAGCGATGTTCAACTCCGTGTTCGTCGCGGGGACGATCACGGTGAGCACCGTGCTGTTCGCGACACTGGCCGGTTTCGCCTTCGCCAAGCTGCGGTTCCGCTTCTCCGGAGTGCTTCTGCTGCTGACCGTCGGCACGATGATGATCCCGCCGCAACTGGCGGTCGTACCGCTGTACCTGTGGATGTCGGACCTCGGCTGGTCGAACCAGTTGCAGACGGTGATCCTGCCGAGCCTGGCGACCGCGTTCGGCACGTTCTTCATGCGGCAGTACTTGGTGCAAGCACTGCCCACGGAACTGATCGAGGCAGCCCGGGTGGACGGGGCCGGCAGTCTGCGGACCGTGTGGCACGTGGTCTTTCCGGCGGCCCGGCCCGCGATGGCGGTGCTCGGCCTGTTGACGTTCGTGTTCGCCTGGAACGACTTCCTGTGGCCGATCATCGCCCTGAACCAGCAGAACCCGACCGTGCAGGTAGCACTGAACTCACTCGGCACCGGCTACGTCCCGGACCAGGCGGTGATCATGGCGGGCGCGCTGCTCGGCACGCTGCCGCTGCTGATCGCCTTCCTGTTGTTCGGCAGGCAGATCGTGGGCGGGATCATGCAGGGCGCCGTCAAGGGGTGA
- a CDS encoding LacI family DNA-binding transcriptional regulator — translation MASHGARGRSGGRPTLEEVAARAGVGRGTVSRVINGSPRVSQATRAAVEAAVAELGYVPNTAARALAANRTDAIALVVPEPETRFFAEPYFSDMLRGVGAELSDTEMQLLLIFAGSDRERQRLAQYLAAHRVDGVLLVSVHADDPLPDLLAQLEIPAVISGPRSAAETLTSVDSDNYGGARSAVEHVLSRGRRRIAHITGPLDVYGAQRRLDGYRDALRDAGRRVDELLVEQGDFTEEGGRRAMAALLDRRPDLDAVFAGSDVMAAGARQALRETGRRIPDDVALVGYDDSVIARHMDPPLTSVRQPIEEMGRAMIGLLLAEIADRRPAVSRGPDRRHAVLRTELVVRASS, via the coding sequence ATGGCAAGCCACGGAGCGCGGGGCCGGAGCGGTGGGCGGCCCACGCTCGAAGAGGTCGCCGCCCGGGCCGGGGTCGGCCGGGGCACCGTCTCACGGGTGATCAATGGTTCGCCCCGGGTCAGTCAGGCGACGCGCGCCGCGGTGGAGGCCGCGGTCGCCGAACTCGGCTACGTCCCCAACACCGCCGCCCGTGCCCTCGCGGCCAACCGCACCGACGCGATCGCCCTCGTCGTCCCCGAGCCGGAGACCCGCTTCTTCGCGGAACCCTACTTCTCGGACATGCTGCGCGGTGTCGGCGCCGAACTCTCCGACACCGAGATGCAGTTGCTGCTGATATTCGCCGGCAGCGACCGGGAGCGGCAGCGGCTCGCCCAGTACCTCGCGGCCCACCGGGTCGACGGCGTCCTGCTGGTCTCGGTGCACGCCGACGACCCGCTGCCCGACCTCCTGGCGCAGTTGGAGATCCCGGCCGTGATCAGTGGTCCCCGCTCGGCCGCCGAGACACTCACTTCGGTGGACTCCGACAACTACGGCGGCGCCCGCTCCGCGGTGGAGCATGTGCTCTCCCGGGGCCGCCGCCGGATCGCGCACATCACCGGCCCCTTGGACGTCTACGGTGCTCAGCGTCGCCTGGACGGCTACCGGGACGCCCTGCGTGATGCGGGCCGGAGGGTGGACGAACTCCTCGTGGAACAGGGCGACTTCACCGAGGAGGGTGGTCGGCGTGCAATGGCGGCCCTGCTCGACCGCCGTCCCGACCTGGACGCGGTCTTCGCCGGCTCGGACGTGATGGCAGCCGGCGCACGTCAGGCGCTGCGCGAGACAGGCCGCCGCATCCCGGACGACGTGGCTCTGGTCGGCTACGACGACTCGGTGATCGCCCGCCACATGGACCCGCCACTCACCAGCGTCCGCCAGCCCATCGAGGAGATGGGCCGCGCGATGATCGGCTTGCTGCTCGCGGAGATCGCCGATCGCCGCCCGGCCGTGTCCCGGGGGCCGGATCGGCGGCACGCGGTCCTGCGGACGGAGCTGGTGGTGCGGGCGTCGTCGTAG
- a CDS encoding sensor histidine kinase, producing MRWALVKVCLAVTTMVVVAFAVPLGLVVKEMARDRAFSNAEREAAAVAPALSITTDRDQLERVVASAGADSGMAVHLPTDGGRTALDLGRQRVADRAIEVVRKLGRASTTSVPGGFALLQPVALGSGAIAVVEVYVPESEVTNGVGTAWAVLAGVGIALTVGSVAVADRLGVRMVRPARRLVEGAHELGEGKLGARVAEEGPDELRLAAVAFNAMADQVVQLLANERELAADLSHRLRTPLTVLRLNAASLGAGPAAEQTRAAVAQLEHEVDTIIRTAREAKPQTAVAGPGAGCDAAEVVRERMEFWSALAEDEGRKWRVAGVERPVRIPVARADLAAALDALLGNVFRHTAEGTAFAVDVHNGEDAVIVLVSDAGPGISDPDAAMARGRGSGNAGSTGLGLDIVRRLAESTGGDVRIGSSVLGGTEVRIWFQLGGRGLAGRGHRGSVRRRRTGKLVSAINRPRSLP from the coding sequence ATGAGATGGGCCCTGGTCAAGGTCTGCCTGGCCGTCACCACGATGGTCGTCGTCGCCTTCGCCGTTCCGCTCGGCCTGGTCGTCAAGGAGATGGCCCGGGACCGCGCGTTCTCCAACGCCGAACGGGAGGCCGCTGCCGTCGCGCCCGCGCTGTCGATCACCACCGACCGGGACCAGCTGGAGCGGGTGGTGGCCTCCGCGGGCGCGGACTCCGGGATGGCGGTCCACCTGCCCACCGACGGTGGCCGCACCGCACTCGATCTGGGCCGGCAGCGCGTCGCGGACCGCGCCATCGAGGTCGTACGGAAGCTCGGTCGAGCCTCCACCACGTCCGTCCCCGGCGGCTTTGCCCTACTGCAGCCGGTCGCGCTCGGTTCCGGCGCGATCGCGGTCGTCGAGGTGTACGTCCCCGAGTCCGAGGTGACCAACGGCGTCGGTACGGCCTGGGCGGTGCTGGCGGGGGTCGGTATTGCGCTGACCGTCGGTTCGGTTGCCGTCGCCGACCGGCTGGGGGTGCGCATGGTGCGGCCCGCGCGGCGGTTGGTCGAGGGCGCGCACGAACTGGGGGAAGGCAAGCTGGGTGCCCGGGTCGCGGAGGAGGGGCCGGACGAACTCCGCCTTGCCGCAGTCGCCTTCAACGCCATGGCCGACCAGGTGGTCCAGCTCCTTGCCAATGAACGTGAGCTGGCGGCCGACCTGTCCCACCGGCTGCGCACCCCACTCACCGTCCTGAGGCTGAATGCGGCCTCCCTTGGTGCCGGACCGGCCGCCGAGCAGACTCGGGCCGCCGTCGCCCAGCTGGAACACGAGGTGGACACCATCATCCGTACGGCCCGGGAGGCCAAGCCGCAGACGGCCGTCGCCGGACCGGGTGCCGGGTGCGATGCCGCCGAAGTGGTGCGTGAACGCATGGAGTTCTGGTCCGCCCTGGCCGAGGACGAGGGCCGCAAGTGGAGGGTGGCCGGCGTCGAGAGGCCGGTACGGATACCCGTGGCCCGCGCCGACCTGGCCGCCGCGCTGGACGCCCTGCTCGGCAACGTCTTCCGGCACACTGCCGAGGGCACCGCCTTCGCGGTCGACGTGCACAACGGCGAGGACGCGGTGATCGTGCTGGTCTCCGATGCGGGCCCCGGCATATCCGATCCGGATGCGGCGATGGCCCGAGGCCGCGGCTCCGGGAACGCGGGCTCGACCGGCCTGGGGCTCGACATCGTCCGCCGCCTCGCCGAGTCCACCGGCGGGGACGTCCGCATCGGGTCCTCGGTCCTGGGGGGCACCGAGGTGCGCATCTGGTTCCAGCTCGGCGGGCGGGGGCTGGCCGGACGGGGGCACCGAGGGTCGGTGCGCAGGCGCCGAACGGGCAAACTGGTCTCTGCCATTAACCGTCCCCGATCCCTCCCTTAA
- a CDS encoding carbohydrate ABC transporter permease produces the protein MTGSKQALAQPASGSGAAPGIPPGASRAVRGRGAPAGAGSWRSRLYRWDTKASPYAFVAPFFLLFGAFSLVPLLYTAWYSLHRVQLSALDHQSWAGLDNYENLLSSDFFWNALKNTFTIGVISTVPQLLAAIGLAHLLNYRLRGSTVWRVVMLTPYATSVAAATLVFTLLYAWDGGVINWFLHFFGVGPVNWRESGWGSQFAVSSIVIWRWTGYNALIYLAAMQAIPVDLYESAALDGANRWQQFRHVTIPQLRPTVLFTVIVSTIGATQLFGEPLLFGGVSGSKGGSEHQYQTLGLYLYDQGWIIGNLGKASAIAWSMFLILLVIAAVNLLLTRRLGRTR, from the coding sequence ATGACCGGCTCCAAGCAGGCTCTGGCGCAGCCCGCGTCGGGCTCCGGCGCCGCGCCCGGCATCCCACCGGGCGCGTCCCGGGCCGTCCGTGGCCGCGGTGCGCCGGCGGGCGCCGGCTCCTGGCGCAGCCGGCTCTACCGCTGGGACACGAAAGCATCGCCGTACGCCTTCGTCGCCCCCTTCTTCCTGCTGTTCGGGGCCTTCTCGCTGGTCCCACTCCTCTACACGGCCTGGTACTCGCTGCACCGCGTGCAGTTGTCGGCCCTGGACCACCAGTCCTGGGCGGGCCTGGACAACTACGAGAACCTGCTGTCCTCGGACTTCTTCTGGAACGCCCTGAAGAACACCTTCACCATCGGCGTGATCTCGACGGTGCCGCAACTGCTCGCCGCGATCGGACTCGCCCACCTGCTGAACTACAGACTGCGCGGCTCGACCGTGTGGCGCGTGGTGATGCTGACCCCGTACGCCACCTCGGTGGCCGCAGCGACCTTGGTGTTCACCCTGCTGTACGCCTGGGACGGCGGCGTGATCAACTGGTTCCTGCACTTCTTCGGGGTCGGTCCGGTCAACTGGCGCGAGTCGGGTTGGGGTTCGCAGTTCGCGGTGTCGTCCATCGTCATCTGGCGCTGGACCGGGTACAACGCGCTGATCTACCTGGCCGCCATGCAGGCGATCCCGGTCGACCTCTACGAGTCCGCCGCACTCGACGGCGCCAACCGCTGGCAGCAGTTCCGGCACGTGACCATCCCGCAATTGCGGCCGACGGTCCTCTTCACCGTCATCGTCTCCACCATCGGTGCCACACAGCTCTTCGGCGAACCCCTGTTGTTCGGCGGGGTCAGCGGGTCCAAGGGCGGCTCCGAGCACCAGTACCAGACGCTCGGTCTCTACCTGTACGACCAGGGCTGGATCATCGGCAACCTCGGAAAGGCATCCGCCATCGCCTGGTCGATGTTCCTGATCCTGCTCGTCATCGCCGCGGTCAACCTGCTCCTCACCCGGCGGCTGGGGAGGACACGATGA
- a CDS encoding cellulose binding domain-containing protein, whose protein sequence is MSTHRRRISGRNKAVGGLVAAAVIGGGAVLLTGTAHAAGVNAAYTRTSSWSTGYTAQYVVTNNSGQPEKTWTLEFDLPEGAQLSSLWNGASSVNGQHVIVKPATWDTGGLAPGKSVTVGFVVNGAGDPTGCRVDDTQCSVDDGATPEPSGRPTENQSVPPTQSATPTQTKTASPTQSAPPTRSTTPTPTGSTGSGTTTSAGFAPYVDTSLYPPFDLLAAADATGVKNYHLAFITDGGGCTPKWGGVTEVTGDAVAAQIGSLRAKGGDVRVSFGGASGSELATTCSSADAVAAAYGKVIDAFKLTKVDFDVEGGALPNTAANTRRARAITELQAQHPGLDVSFTLPVMPEGLTQDGVNLLTNAKSNGVRIGTVNIMAMDYGASYGGDMGSYAEQAATATQAQVKSVLGLSDRAAWKTVAVTPMIGVNDVSSEVFKVDDATQLVDFARSRGLGGLSMWSGTRDKQCAGGAKNTADATCSSVTQDPFAFSKAFAAFN, encoded by the coding sequence ATGAGCACGCACCGGCGCAGGATCAGTGGCAGGAACAAAGCAGTAGGCGGACTGGTGGCCGCGGCCGTGATCGGTGGCGGCGCGGTCCTGCTCACCGGTACCGCGCACGCGGCCGGCGTCAACGCCGCGTACACCAGGACCAGCAGCTGGTCGACGGGCTACACCGCCCAGTACGTTGTCACCAACAACAGCGGCCAACCGGAGAAGACCTGGACACTGGAGTTCGACCTGCCCGAGGGAGCCCAGCTCAGCTCCCTCTGGAACGGCGCGTCGAGCGTGAACGGGCAGCACGTCATCGTGAAGCCGGCGACGTGGGACACGGGCGGCCTGGCCCCCGGGAAGTCGGTGACCGTCGGCTTCGTGGTCAACGGCGCCGGTGACCCGACGGGCTGCCGTGTCGACGACACCCAGTGCTCCGTGGACGATGGCGCGACCCCCGAGCCGAGCGGCCGTCCGACGGAGAACCAGTCCGTGCCCCCCACCCAGTCTGCAACGCCCACCCAGACGAAGACCGCTTCCCCCACCCAGAGTGCGCCCCCCACCCGGAGCACCACGCCCACCCCCACGGGGAGCACCGGTAGCGGTACCACCACCTCGGCCGGTTTCGCCCCCTACGTCGACACCTCCCTCTACCCGCCCTTCGACCTCCTCGCCGCGGCGGACGCCACCGGTGTGAAGAACTACCACCTCGCCTTCATCACCGACGGCGGCGGCTGCACCCCCAAGTGGGGCGGTGTGACCGAGGTGACCGGTGACGCCGTGGCCGCGCAGATCGGCTCGCTGCGGGCCAAGGGCGGGGACGTCCGGGTCTCCTTCGGCGGTGCCTCTGGCTCCGAACTGGCCACCACGTGCTCCTCGGCGGACGCGGTCGCGGCGGCCTACGGCAAGGTGATCGACGCCTTCAAGCTCACCAAGGTCGACTTCGATGTCGAGGGCGGTGCGCTGCCGAACACGGCTGCCAACACCCGGCGCGCCCGGGCCATCACCGAACTCCAGGCCCAGCACCCGGGCTTGGACGTCTCCTTCACGCTCCCGGTGATGCCCGAGGGCCTGACCCAGGACGGCGTGAACCTGCTCACCAACGCCAAGTCCAACGGGGTGCGGATCGGCACCGTCAACATCATGGCGATGGACTACGGCGCCTCGTACGGCGGTGACATGGGTAGCTATGCCGAGCAGGCCGCGACGGCCACCCAGGCCCAGGTCAAGAGCGTGCTGGGGCTTTCCGACCGCGCTGCCTGGAAGACGGTAGCCGTCACCCCGATGATCGGTGTCAACGACGTCTCCTCCGAGGTCTTCAAGGTGGACGACGCCACCCAGCTGGTCGACTTCGCCAGGTCCAGGGGCCTTGGCGGTCTGTCGATGTGGTCCGGGACCCGGGACAAGCAGTGCGCCGGTGGCGCCAAGAACACTGCTGATGCGACATGCAGTTCCGTCACCCAGGACCCGTTCGCCTTCTCGAAGGCCTTTGCCGCGTTCAACTGA
- a CDS encoding GH1 family beta-glucosidase: MPDSVSSAAFPPAFLWGAATSAYQIEGAVREDGRTPSIWDTFSHTPGKTAGGETGDIAVDHYHRYRDDVALMAELGLTAYRFSISWSRVQPTGRGPAVQVGLDFYRRLVDELLDHGIQPAITLYHWDLPQELEDAGGWPERDTALRFAEYAQFVGEALGDRVERWITLNEPWCSAFLGYASGVHAPGRTDPAASLRAAHHLNLAHGLGAAALRAAMPARNQVAVSLNSAVVRPLSQETADLVAARRIDDLANGIFHGPMLHGAYPESLFRATASVTDWSCVRDGDVRTINAPLDALGLNYYTPALVSAEPGKVGTARADGHGASEHSPWPGADDVLFHQTPGERTEMGWTIDPTGLHELIMRYTREAPGLPLYVTENGAACNDKPGPDGRVHDPERIAYLHGHLSAVRRAMADGADVRGYYLWSLMDNFEWAYGYGKRFGAVYVDYATLERVPKSSARWYGEAARAGTLPPVRAA, translated from the coding sequence ATGCCTGATTCCGTTTCCTCCGCGGCCTTTCCTCCCGCCTTCCTCTGGGGCGCCGCGACCTCCGCCTACCAGATCGAGGGGGCGGTGCGGGAGGATGGTCGCACCCCGTCCATCTGGGACACCTTCAGTCACACGCCGGGCAAGACGGCCGGCGGCGAGACGGGGGACATCGCCGTCGACCACTACCACCGCTACCGCGACGACGTCGCATTGATGGCAGAGCTGGGCCTGACGGCCTACCGCTTCTCCATATCCTGGTCCCGGGTGCAGCCGACTGGCCGGGGGCCGGCGGTCCAGGTGGGACTGGACTTCTACCGCCGCCTGGTGGACGAGCTCCTCGACCACGGGATCCAGCCGGCCATCACCCTCTACCACTGGGACCTGCCACAGGAGCTGGAGGACGCGGGCGGCTGGCCGGAACGGGACACCGCCCTACGGTTCGCCGAGTACGCGCAGTTCGTGGGCGAGGCACTGGGCGACCGGGTGGAGCGGTGGATCACCCTCAACGAACCGTGGTGCAGCGCCTTTCTGGGCTACGCCTCGGGAGTCCACGCCCCCGGCCGCACCGACCCGGCGGCCTCGCTGCGTGCGGCCCACCACCTCAACCTGGCGCACGGGCTGGGCGCCGCGGCCCTGCGCGCGGCGATGCCGGCCCGGAACCAGGTCGCGGTCAGTCTCAACTCCGCTGTAGTACGGCCACTTTCACAGGAAACGGCCGACTTGGTAGCGGCCCGGCGGATCGACGATCTGGCGAACGGCATCTTCCACGGCCCGATGTTGCACGGGGCCTACCCCGAGTCGCTCTTCAGGGCGACCGCGTCCGTCACGGACTGGTCGTGCGTCCGAGATGGCGACGTCCGCACGATCAACGCACCCCTGGACGCGTTGGGCCTCAACTACTACACCCCGGCCCTGGTGTCGGCCGAGCCCGGCAAGGTCGGCACTGCACGCGCGGACGGGCACGGGGCGAGCGAGCACTCGCCTTGGCCGGGCGCCGACGACGTGCTGTTCCACCAGACGCCGGGCGAACGTACGGAGATGGGCTGGACGATCGACCCGACGGGACTGCACGAGCTGATCATGCGGTACACCAGGGAGGCGCCCGGCCTGCCGCTCTACGTGACGGAGAACGGCGCGGCCTGCAACGACAAGCCCGGCCCTGACGGGCGGGTCCACGACCCCGAGCGCATCGCCTACCTGCACGGCCACCTCTCGGCAGTCCGCCGTGCCATGGCCGACGGCGCCGATGTGCGCGGCTACTACCTATGGTCCTTGATGGACAACTTCGAGTGGGCGTACGGCTACGGGAAACGGTTCGGCGCGGTGTACGTGGACTACGCGACGCTGGAGCGCGTGCCGAAGTCGAGCGCCCGCTGGTACGGCGAGGCAGCCCGGGCGGGGACGCTGCCACCCGTGCGGGCGGCGTGA
- a CDS encoding universal stress protein: MAGHEFFEPADRKRPVADPTAADPLAAEESRPCCDPAFQHGVVVGFDGSTSSERALAYAIGMAHRSHSGLIIVHVANRLPTTVWAGCEPPVFVDVPDHRTEVLGLELACADYLAEVPWILVERGGDICHELEEVGREYEADAIVVGSTHGIVGRLFGSVAGRLAKRAQRPVIVIP; this comes from the coding sequence ATGGCCGGTCACGAATTCTTCGAACCCGCGGACCGCAAGCGGCCGGTCGCCGATCCCACGGCGGCCGATCCTCTGGCGGCGGAGGAGTCACGCCCTTGCTGCGACCCCGCCTTCCAGCACGGAGTCGTCGTCGGCTTCGACGGCTCCACCTCCAGTGAACGGGCCCTCGCCTACGCGATCGGCATGGCGCACCGCTCGCACTCCGGCCTGATCATCGTGCATGTCGCCAACCGGCTGCCCACCACCGTGTGGGCCGGCTGCGAGCCGCCCGTCTTCGTCGATGTGCCGGACCACCGCACCGAGGTCCTCGGGCTGGAGCTGGCCTGTGCGGACTATCTGGCCGAGGTGCCGTGGATCCTGGTCGAACGGGGAGGCGACATCTGCCACGAACTCGAAGAGGTGGGGCGGGAGTACGAGGCCGACGCGATCGTCGTCGGTTCCACGCACGGCATCGTCGGTCGGCTCTTCGGCTCCGTCGCGGGGCGACTCGCCAAGCGGGCGCAGCGACCGGTCATCGTCATCCCGTAG
- a CDS encoding ABC transporter substrate-binding protein codes for MRTSIRRSQRLMALAAVAALTTALLAGCASDSDDGSSNDSAGNGGRTTLTVGTFGVFGYQQAGLYDEYMKLHPDISIKENVTTRTDVYWPKVLTRLQAGSGTDDIEAIEVGNITEAVQTQADKFVDLGKSVDTSQWLGWKLAQATTKDGKTIALGTDIGPMAICYRKDLFKKAGLETDRNKLAAEWKGDWAKYVDVGKQYMKNAPRGTTFVDSASSVYNAALGGAGERYYDQDGQVVWDRSPGVKSAWSVAMSVATTGMSAKLKQFDKPWDQGFANGTFATVACPAWMIGYIEQKSGGSGKGNWDVAAAPTAANWGGSFLGVPTASKHRKEAIALAKWLTAPEQQAKVFAKQASFPSTPSAYPGLKPAADTTAYFSDAPITQIFSAAAKTIPTQYFGIKDQPINSAITDVGILQVEQKGKSPAQGWDAAKNEIKDVLGR; via the coding sequence ATGCGCACGAGCATCCGCCGGTCCCAGCGGCTGATGGCCCTCGCGGCCGTGGCCGCACTGACCACGGCTCTGCTGGCCGGCTGCGCCAGCGACTCGGACGACGGTTCGTCGAACGACTCCGCTGGTAACGGCGGCAGGACCACGCTGACCGTCGGGACCTTCGGTGTCTTCGGCTACCAGCAGGCCGGCCTCTACGACGAGTACATGAAGCTCCACCCGGACATCAGCATCAAGGAGAACGTCACCACGCGCACCGACGTCTACTGGCCGAAGGTGCTCACCCGCCTCCAGGCGGGCTCCGGAACGGACGACATCGAGGCCATCGAGGTCGGCAACATCACCGAGGCCGTGCAGACCCAGGCGGACAAGTTCGTGGACCTGGGCAAGTCGGTGGACACGTCCCAGTGGCTGGGCTGGAAGCTCGCACAGGCCACCACCAAGGACGGCAAGACCATCGCGCTGGGCACGGACATCGGCCCCATGGCGATCTGCTACCGCAAGGACCTGTTCAAGAAGGCCGGCCTGGAGACGGACCGGAACAAGCTGGCCGCCGAGTGGAAGGGCGACTGGGCCAAGTACGTCGACGTCGGCAAGCAGTACATGAAGAACGCACCCAGGGGCACGACGTTCGTGGACTCCGCGTCCTCCGTGTACAACGCGGCCCTCGGCGGAGCGGGCGAGCGGTACTACGACCAGGACGGCCAGGTCGTCTGGGACAGGTCCCCGGGTGTCAAGTCGGCCTGGAGCGTGGCAATGAGCGTGGCCACGACCGGTATGTCGGCCAAGTTGAAGCAGTTCGACAAACCGTGGGACCAGGGCTTCGCCAACGGCACCTTCGCGACCGTGGCCTGCCCGGCCTGGATGATCGGCTACATCGAGCAGAAGTCCGGTGGCTCGGGCAAGGGCAACTGGGACGTGGCGGCGGCCCCGACCGCAGCCAACTGGGGCGGTTCCTTCCTCGGCGTACCGACCGCGAGCAAGCACCGCAAGGAGGCCATCGCACTGGCGAAGTGGTTGACCGCGCCGGAGCAGCAGGCCAAGGTCTTCGCCAAGCAGGCGAGCTTCCCCTCGACACCGTCGGCGTACCCGGGTCTGAAGCCAGCCGCGGACACCACGGCCTACTTCTCGGACGCACCGATCACCCAGATCTTCTCCGCCGCGGCGAAGACCATCCCGACGCAGTACTTCGGCATCAAGGACCAACCGATCAACTCGGCGATCACGGACGTCGGCATCCTCCAAGTGGAGCAGAAGGGCAAGTCGCCCGCGCAGGGTTGGGACGCCGCGAAGAACGAGATCAAGGACGTGCTCGGCCGATGA
- the orn gene encoding oligoribonuclease, with protein sequence MNDRMVWIDCEMTGLSLSDDALIEVAALVTDSELNVLGKGVDIVIRPPERALETMPEVVRHMHTASGLLAELENGTTLADAEEQVLTYVREHVKEPGKAPLCGNSVGTDRGFLLRDMPTLEDYLHYRIVDVSSIKELARRWYPRSYFNSPEKNGNHRALADIRESIAELRYYREAIFVPQPGPDSDTAKTIAAKHVLPAQ encoded by the coding sequence ATGAACGATCGCATGGTGTGGATCGACTGCGAGATGACCGGCCTCTCGCTGTCCGACGACGCGCTCATCGAAGTGGCCGCCCTCGTCACCGACTCCGAACTGAACGTGCTCGGCAAGGGCGTGGACATCGTCATCCGCCCGCCGGAGCGAGCACTGGAGACGATGCCGGAAGTGGTGCGCCACATGCACACCGCATCCGGACTGCTCGCCGAGTTGGAGAACGGCACGACGCTGGCCGACGCCGAGGAGCAGGTCCTCACCTACGTCCGGGAGCACGTCAAGGAGCCGGGCAAGGCTCCCCTGTGCGGCAACTCCGTGGGCACCGACCGCGGCTTCCTGCTGCGGGACATGCCGACCTTGGAGGACTACCTCCACTACCGGATCGTCGACGTGTCCTCGATCAAGGAGCTGGCCCGCCGCTGGTATCCGCGGTCATATTTCAACAGCCCGGAGAAGAACGGCAACCACCGGGCCCTCGCGGACATCCGCGAGTCGATCGCCGAGCTCCGCTACTACCGCGAGGCCATCTTCGTCCCGCAGCCCGGTCCGGACTCCGATACCGCGAAGACGATCGCCGCCAAGCACGTCCTTCCCGCGCAGTAA
- a CDS encoding GPR1/FUN34/YaaH family transporter codes for MDNDVSAGNGNTTVMGRLALGITLLAFGLGTTGVIDGVRASNAVALAHYVGGVALFLAGLLAFRDRDSASGTAFSALGALWFTWAVSAGSSMSANSAGLFLLLFALVALTLTLAGGDSLGQAMYGLLFLAMLLLAVGLFADSTAVGKVGGWVAVAAGAVAWYAATAALAHWPTELPRRAAGRGVTATG; via the coding sequence GTGGACAACGACGTCTCTGCGGGAAACGGAAACACCACCGTCATGGGCCGACTCGCCCTGGGCATCACCCTGTTGGCGTTCGGCCTCGGTACGACCGGTGTCATCGACGGAGTGAGGGCGTCCAATGCCGTCGCGCTCGCCCACTACGTGGGCGGGGTCGCCCTGTTCCTGGCCGGTCTGCTGGCCTTCCGTGACCGCGACAGCGCCTCCGGTACGGCCTTCTCGGCTCTCGGCGCACTGTGGTTCACCTGGGCCGTCTCGGCCGGCAGTAGCATGTCGGCCAACTCGGCCGGCCTCTTCCTGCTGCTGTTCGCCCTCGTGGCGCTCACGCTGACCCTCGCCGGCGGCGACAGTCTCGGCCAGGCCATGTACGGCCTGCTGTTCCTCGCCATGCTGCTGCTGGCCGTGGGGCTCTTCGCCGACAGCACGGCCGTGGGCAAGGTCGGCGGCTGGGTGGCCGTCGCCGCCGGTGCGGTGGCGTGGTACGCGGCGACGGCGGCGCTCGCGCACTGGCCGACGGAACTTCCCCGGCGTGCCGCAGGCCGGGGGGTGACGGCCACCGGCTGA